In one Balaenoptera musculus isolate JJ_BM4_2016_0621 chromosome 2, mBalMus1.pri.v3, whole genome shotgun sequence genomic region, the following are encoded:
- the LTK gene encoding LOW QUALITY PROTEIN: leukocyte tyrosine kinase receptor (The sequence of the model RefSeq protein was modified relative to this genomic sequence to represent the inferred CDS: inserted 9 bases in 6 codons; deleted 1 base in 1 codon; substituted 5 bases at 5 genomic stop codons) codes for MGAILCSSLGSQAPFPPSSPLPLPVPSPWDLNITTPPSRFEPASPLIPPGTEGRWLFSTCRASSXHGPTQCGRDYTGSSVVVTXGAAGPLKGVQLWWARGAGQYLISAYGAAGGKGAKNHLSQAPGVFLSAVSPLGRGELPYILVGQQGEDALSEGSQESQLVCLGESPAAEEHAATEGIRGVPGSRSWAGVGADGGXATAVFRLRARELEPLLVAAGGGSRAYLRRQDRGRTQAIPEKLQNRSAAPGSSGRGAAVGGGDGWTSRAPSLPAGRSPREGAESGQGCREAWATLGWASAGGFRGDGGGHPGGDASETDILWADGEDGVSFIHPNRELYLQPLSFTYSHGEVEIRLYLNRGHCXLKICQWQAELQLARCMCPEGMELAAENITRMGMSCLPAHPSDPLILMVAVMLILTLRLPMVCGVLILVNHKKWQGLWWMRLPGPELQLSKLTSTIRTTPNPYYFQVGLGPXSWPLPPGLTEVSPSNLSSCRALGHGAFGEVYEGLVIGLPGDPSPLQVTIKTLPELCSQXDQLDFLMETLSSGTPGARGRPIRTLCCVGLSIQAAPGLILLELMSGGDMKSFLRHRWPHQGQPSPLAMQDLLQLAWDIAQGCHYLEENHFIHRDIAARNCLPSCTRPSQVAKTGDFGMASTVYRASYXGKGSQVLLPVKXMPPEAFLEGIFTSKTDSWSFGVLLWKISLDYMPYPWPTDQEVLDFVIXGGWMDPLRGCPRPVYHIMTQCWQHQLELHPSFASILENPDVLNSPFPVELGPILEEEGAGXAYLSLGGLRCPPTQEPSPGSLKSWGGSLLGPWXLKPSKSRGLQPQNLWNPTYGSWAPKGPEGEDSGTEGSSSSLHSSPGF; via the exons ATGG GTGCCATTCTCTGCTCCAGCTTGGGGTCCCAGGCACCTTTTCCCCCATCCTCGCCCTTGCCCCTGCCAGTTCCAAGCCCCTGGGACCTGAACATCACCACACCGCCTAGCCGCTTTGAGCCAGCCTCTCCCCTGATTCCCCCAG GCACGGAGGGGCGTTGGCTGTTCTCCACCTGCAGGGCCAGCAGCTGACACGGGCCCACACAGTGTGGCCGGGACTACACCGGCAGCAGTGTGGTGGTGA GTGGGGCCGCCGGGCCTCTGAAAGGCGTGCAGTTGTGGTGGGCGCGGGGCGCCGGCCAGTATCT GATCTCAGCCTATGGAGCCGCAGGCGGCAAAGGTGCCAAGAACCACCTGTCACAGGCGCCTGGAGTCTTCCTCTCCGCCGTTTCCCCCCTTGGTCGCGGGGAGCTGCCTTACATCCTCGTAGGGCAGCAGGGAGAGGACGCCTTGTCCGAGG GGAGCCAGGAGAGCCAGCTCGTT TGCCTCGGAGAGTCTCCGGCCGCTGAGGAGCACGCGGCGACGGAGGGGATCAGAGGGGTTCCGGGGTCGCGGAGCTGGGCAGGAGTCGGAGCGGATGGGGG TGCCACCGCCGTCTTTCGG CTGCGCGCCCGCGAGCTGGAGCCGCTGCTGGTGGCGGCCGGAGGAGGCAGTCGGGCGTACCTGAGGCGGCAGGACCGAGGCCGGACTCAGGCCATCCCCGAAAAACTGCAGAACCGCTCGGCGGCGCCGGGAAGCAGCGGGAGAGGCGCGGCGGTGG GTGGAGGGGACGGCTGGACGTCGCGGGCCCCCTCTCTGCCGGCCGGCCGCTCACCGCGGGAGGGGGCGGAGAgtggccagggctgcagggaggCCTGGGCTACGCTTGGCTGGGCCTCAGCCGGCGGCTTCAGGGGAGACGGCGGCGGCCACCCGG GGGGCGATGCCTCAGAGACTGACATCCTCTGGGCTGATGGGGAAGATGGGGTATCCTTCATACACCCCAACAGAGAGCTCTACTTGCAGCCTCT TTCTTTTACTTATAGTCATGGAGAGGTGGAGATTCGATTATACCTCAATCGCGGTCACT CTTTGAAAATCTGCCAGTGGCAGGCAGAGCTCCAGTTGGCCAGATGCATGTGCCCAGAGGGCATGGAGCTGGCTGCAGAGAACATCACCCGCATGGGTATGTCCTGCCT ACCTGCCCACCCCTCAGACCCTTTGATTCTGATGGTGGCTGTGATGTTGATCTTGACACTGAGACTCCCTATGGTGTGTGGGGTCCTGATTCTGG TGAACCATAAGAAGTGGCAGGgcctgtggtggatgaggctgccaggccctgagctccAGCTGAGCAAGCTCACCTCCACCATCAGGACAACCCCCAACCCCTACTACTTCCAGGTGGGGCTTGGCCC gtcctggcctctgcccccagggcTTACGGAGGTTTCCC CTTCCAACCTGTCTTCCTGCAGAGCCCTGGGCCATGGTGCCTTTGGAGAGGTCTATGAGGGACTGGTGATTGGCCTTCCTGgggaccccagccccctgcaggtGACTATcaag ACTCTGCCAGAACTCTGCTCTCAATAGGACCAGCTGGATTTCCTCATGGAGACACTATCATCAGGTACACCTGGGGCCAGGGGCAGGC CCATCAGAACACTGTGCTGCGTGGGGCTTAGCATCCAGGCTGCCCCTGGCCTAATTCTGCTGGAGTTGATGTCTGGAGGGGACATGAAGAGTTTCCTGAGGCATAGGTGGCCACA CCAGGGCCAGCCATCACCTTTGGCCATGCAAGACCTTCTCCAGCTGGCTTGGGACATAGCCCAGGGTTGCCACTACCTGGAGGAAAATCACTTCATCCACAG GGACATTGCTGCCAGGAACTGCCTGCCGAGCTGCACCAGACCCAGCCAAGTGGCCAAGACTGGGGACTTCGGGATGGCAAGCACTGTCTACAG GGCCAGTTATTAAGGCAAGGGGAGCCAAGTTCTGCTGCCTGTCAAGTAGATGCCTCCAGAGGCCTTCCTGGAGGGCATCTTCACATCCAAGACAGACTCCT GGTCTTTTGGAGTGCTGCTCTGGAAGATCTCACTGGACTACATGCCCTACCCTTGGCCCACCGATCAGGAGGTGCTGGACTTTGTCATCTGAGGGGGATGGATGGACCCTCTCAGGGGCTGTCCAAGGCCTGT GTACCATATCATGACCCAGTGCTGGCAGCATCAGCTTGAACTTCACCCTAGTTTTGCCAGCATCTTGGAG AACCCTGATGTGCTGAATTCACCCTTTCCGGTGGAACTGGGACCCatcctggaggaggaaggggctg gagcctATCTATCTTTGGGGGGCCTAAGATGTCCACCGACCCAAGAACCAAGTCCGGGGAGCTTGaagagctggggagggagccTCCTTGGCCCCTG CCTCAAGCCCTCCAAATCCAGGGGTCTCCAACCTCAGAACCTTTGGAATCCCACCTATGGTTCCTGGGCCCCAAAGGGCCCTGAGGGTGAGGACTCTGGCACTGAGGGTAGCAGTTCCTCCCTGCACTCCTCCCCAGGCTTCTAG